The sequence below is a genomic window from Brevibacillus laterosporus.
TCTCCTCCTTTTATCTTGCTTCCTCTATTGTGTGAGTATACCGCTTTCGCCATGCATAGATAGGCCAGAAATAAAACATCCCGTCTCACTTAAATAGCAAGACGGGATGTAAGTGATTATGCTTTTTGCCTAGTAGCAGCTATAACCAATTCAGTGATGGCTGGTGGATAAATCTCAGGAGCACCATAGAGGCGGAACTTGCCATTCTCTACAAGTCCAGTGATAGCAAACATGCTCCACCCCTCGTTCATCACTATTTCTTGTTCTGTTACAAATGAGAGTTGTTCACCATTTTGACGCGTTAAGGCATACTCAGGCTGTTTTTTGCCAGCGTAAGCAAACATTTCTTCCAGCACCACTTGCGGTTGCAAGGAAGCTTGGTGCAGAGAATGAACAGCTTCTTTGGACAACAGAGTACGCATACGATACGCTTCTGGCAAATCTTCTTTTAGTTGACCAATCAAGCTCAGCATGTCAGCAGTCAAGAAAATCTTATGCTTCTTATCTAGCCATTTGAAGAATGCTGTAAGTACAGAAAGCAAATTGATTGCCAAGGTTTTGGAAGGAGAGTCTACACGTTCCAATACATCATGAGCTAAGAAATAAGCGACATGCTGAATACGTAATGTGTTCCAATCAAACGAAGGACTAAATGCATTACGGATAAATGTACGGAACAAATTCATAGTTTCATCATATTTTTTCATCGTTAGCTCAGACTTTCCTGCTGTCATTTCCTCTACGAAAGAAGCAATGTCAGCTAACACTTCTGGGCGAACAGTAAAAATACTCTCCGGCAGACCTTCGATTAACGGACGATCCAACAAGTTAGCTACATGATGAAGGCGATTTGGCATGGACAGTTTTGTTTTTAGCACTTCTACGTTCATAAAGCGCGCAATACCGTGGCCCATCCCCTCCTCTTGTTCTAACTTCTCCACGATCTGATCAAGAGCATCTTTTAACTCTTGCTTATCAGAAGCGGCTACCAACAATGGTGGTACGTCCTGAAGCTCTATCTGAGGCGTCTGTACCCATTTCTCCGTAAAGTAGCTCTGGATAGTCCATTGCAACACTTTAGGTGGTAATATAGGTACACTTGTGATGAACAAAGTACCTTGAGCCAATCTAGTTCCTGTCGAACTTAACTGAGTAATAAGCACTTCTTCTGTTGGAACACTTAGCTGAAGCGCATCACTCGCCCTTTCGACACCTGGTTTATATCCTTCAATAGTCAGTCGATTTTTTTCTAAAATCAATTCAGCTGCTACCTCATGAAGTTCCAATAAGGCACTATCCAAAGAACGAATCAGGAACTCGTCCTTTTGCGTAGCATAAATCCAAATCTCGTGAGAAGCTTCTTGCTTTTTAGATTCAAAGGAACCATGTGTTTTTAATAAGCGTCTGATTTCAGGAGCGTGCACACCTTCATAAACGAAGCGAACCATGCTCTCTTCCTCAGGTTCTTGCTCATAGCTTACACCTTGTTCATTTAAACGCTTGTAAAGAGCTAGTGAAATAGCTTCTCTATCCGCACTCTGAACATTTTTTACAATAGATAGCAATTCTTTTTTTAAAGAAGCACTTACCATTAAACTACCTGAAAAGATAGAATCACGGTAGCCGAGAGGAATTAACCTACCTAGCAATAGTTGTCCTGGTTTTAGTACAACGGATTGGGAAGGGATTAGATTGCGTTCCTGATTGTCGTACACATCAGTAACGACAGTCATATTTTCTGTAACAGATGTAATCTCGTATAGACCCAATTGAAGATGTAACAAACCATCTTTTATCTCTTGATCCATTCGTTTACCGTATTGAGCGATGAAATGTTCAAGGATAGAAACACCCTCGTTTTTCACATCGAACACGTACCAATTCATAAAATGGTCCATCCAGCGTGGTTGGAACAGCTCTTTTATAGAAAGGCCCGTTTCTTCAGCAAAACGATCTCTCGCCCTACTTATTTCTAAATCGCTTACATGCTGCACGACATACTTGGTTAGACGTTCTGTCCAAGTAGCAAACTCTTTGCGCAGCTTTTGCTCGCGAGCCATACGTACATGGGCAATGTCCGTTACAACACCACAGCACTTTTTATATTTCTTACCGCTGCCACATGGACACAGTTCATTTCTACCGACTGACATGGGGGGTTGTTTCTCCTTTCGACCCAGCTAACCTTCAGCTAGGAATTGCCACAATCCTTCTAGTTATATCGCATTTCCCGAATTGATTGCAAGTTATTCTACCCGAATATCTAGTAATCAATACTAATATCTGCGTATGCTTCCCATTTTTCAATAAAAAGTTGTAGCTTTTTGATAAGCTTCTCAACTCTTTCACGTTCAGCAACACATTCAGATATCGCTTCTAATTGATTGGTGGAAAAAAACTGCACCACCAACATTTCCATATGCTTTAAACGAGCCTCATACTGCAAAATGATCTCTCGGATCACATAAAATCTCTTTTCCATGCAAATGGACTCTTCTGTTTTCATTATTCTTGATCTAATGTAGTCACAATTGTTTTGATGTCGGTAACTACCTGTTCGTTTTTATGTTTCTCTTTCATTAGGATTTCAATCGCATCCATGTTACTTTCTTGGAAATGTGAAATAACCTCTTGGGACATTTCTGCATTGCGTTGATCCAAAAGAGACGCTGCCTTGCTTAATAGTTGTTCTACTTCTGTTAATACGTTTTTCGTTTGCGTTGTAATCATGATTTTTTCCTCCTGTACCGGTTCTAAATTTTTTCCTTGTGGTTCGGTTTGCTCAAGTGCTGGTTTTTCGACGAGAGTATCTGTCGTAGCCACTTGTGCCTCTGCGGCTTCCACTTCCTGTATAGCTATTGCCGTATCATCTTGGCCGTTTACGTAAATGTTTTCACCGTTAACCGTAAAGCGTCCGTCCAATTCTGGTGCAAAAATACTTTCTTTAATGGACAGCTTCAACTCATTCTCCACCATGTGGAACAAAAGTCGGATGGAGAGTCTGTCGATTGCTTTACTAACCAAAAATTCATAAATGGAGTCATTGGCGAGCTTCCATTCAGCAAGATACCAACGATCATCTCCATCGTACTGAATAAAACGTGGGTCTTTATCCAGTGTTAGCAATTTCGTGATCTGATTCCAGGAAAAATGGGTATGTTGACGCAATTCACGCATCATTTGGTCTAAATTTTTGGGAGAGTGGGATTTTCTCACAAAACGATATGCCTGATCAAATAATTGATGTGGTTGGTAAGAAAGCTCTAGTATTGCTTCCGTTCTTCCAACCTTTATGGGCGAATCAGTAAGCTGCATGGCTTCGGAGAGGGTTGCTTCCGCGCTTTTTCCATTTGGCATAAGACTCAGTTGCTCTTCTAGGCGCGCAATGATATCAGTTCTTGGAAGTGAACGCTCCCCTGGCCGAAAAACCTTCTTGATGTAACTAGCGATGGTATATGTTGGCCTCTTCATGAACATTCTCCTTCTGCATTGCAAAGACTTTCCACAAGACGGAATAGTAACCTATATTCTACATCAAAGCAGAAAATCCTACATTTAGTATTGTTTTTTTATGACTGAATGTGATTTTGTAACAGCCTCGTTATCATTGTAATCGCATACATGCTGATCAATTATAGATTCTTTCCGTTTTTTCAGAAACAACTTGCTTGTTCCGTAACCTTTTTCTTTCCTCAAACGTAATGGTAAACATAACGTGTAAATAGCATCTTTGATTTACAGATGGAAATAAAATAGTAGGGATTGGTGGTGGATTTACTACCTCTTCGGTATATAATGGGGAGAGGTTTTGACAGAGTTTATGAACTGGAGGAATTAACGTTGGATTCTACTGTTGTACAAGCCCTCAGCACCTTTGCTGGTTCCTATTCAGTCGTTGGCTGGATTAGTATTTTTCTATCTAAATATGCAGAATACCTATTTTATCTGAGTATCCCGGTTTACTGGTTTTTTGGCAATCGTAAAAATAAACGAATGATTATCCAAACGATTATTGTTTGTTGTATTTCCATGGGACTTAGCTGGTTGTTAGGCCAGCTTATTCCTCGCGATCGCCCATTTGTTACATTGCCACTCATACCATTAGTACCGCATGACGCGGATGCTTCTTT
It includes:
- a CDS encoding integrase, which encodes MSVGRNELCPCGSGKKYKKCCGVVTDIAHVRMAREQKLRKEFATWTERLTKYVVQHVSDLEISRARDRFAEETGLSIKELFQPRWMDHFMNWYVFDVKNEGVSILEHFIAQYGKRMDQEIKDGLLHLQLGLYEITSVTENMTVVTDVYDNQERNLIPSQSVVLKPGQLLLGRLIPLGYRDSIFSGSLMVSASLKKELLSIVKNVQSADREAISLALYKRLNEQGVSYEQEPEEESMVRFVYEGVHAPEIRRLLKTHGSFESKKQEASHEIWIYATQKDEFLIRSLDSALLELHEVAAELILEKNRLTIEGYKPGVERASDALQLSVPTEEVLITQLSSTGTRLAQGTLFITSVPILPPKVLQWTIQSYFTEKWVQTPQIELQDVPPLLVAASDKQELKDALDQIVEKLEQEEGMGHGIARFMNVEVLKTKLSMPNRLHHVANLLDRPLIEGLPESIFTVRPEVLADIASFVEEMTAGKSELTMKKYDETMNLFRTFIRNAFSPSFDWNTLRIQHVAYFLAHDVLERVDSPSKTLAINLLSVLTAFFKWLDKKHKIFLTADMLSLIGQLKEDLPEAYRMRTLLSKEAVHSLHQASLQPQVVLEEMFAYAGKKQPEYALTRQNGEQLSFVTEQEIVMNEGWSMFAITGLVENGKFRLYGAPEIYPPAITELVIAATRQKA